In one Desulfoferula mesophila genomic region, the following are encoded:
- a CDS encoding ATP-grasp domain-containing protein, translating into MPRPIVSYHPGLEADINLMLVSQRPLDERDREATGQAAAILLPQICRADLFELAQASGAPFFPNPAVHLSHDGKVGNYRLFRDLGLPHPATLEFADLESAAAAWEAGRAEVAALGAPLVAKGAGGGMGENVFLVSDPAELRGLAGRLETWCHRGPSGLVLQRYHPGAVDIRVELLHDAADVYWRRAREEEFRANLCQGGTLVKDGPPEERAAAVGLARRLQAAAGLDLAGVDVLITAEGEALLLEINFFFGRRALGGHEVFLARYLNAVRRWLAHQGLDPARVRPAQDDL; encoded by the coding sequence ATGCCCCGGCCCATCGTAAGCTATCATCCCGGCCTGGAGGCCGATATCAACCTGATGCTGGTGTCGCAGCGTCCCCTGGACGAGCGCGACCGCGAAGCCACCGGCCAGGCGGCGGCCATCCTGTTGCCCCAGATCTGCCGGGCCGACCTGTTCGAGCTGGCCCAAGCCTCCGGCGCGCCCTTTTTCCCCAATCCGGCGGTGCATCTGAGCCACGACGGCAAGGTGGGCAACTACCGCCTGTTCCGTGACTTGGGCCTGCCCCATCCGGCCACGCTGGAGTTCGCCGACCTGGAGAGCGCGGCCGCGGCCTGGGAGGCGGGCCGGGCCGAGGTGGCCGCCCTGGGCGCGCCGCTGGTGGCCAAGGGCGCGGGCGGCGGCATGGGGGAGAACGTGTTTTTGGTCAGCGATCCCGCCGAGCTGCGGGGCCTGGCCGGGCGGCTGGAGACCTGGTGTCACCGGGGGCCCTCGGGCCTGGTGTTGCAGCGCTACCACCCCGGCGCGGTGGATATCAGGGTGGAGCTGTTGCACGACGCGGCCGACGTGTATTGGCGGCGGGCGCGGGAGGAGGAGTTTCGGGCCAACCTGTGCCAGGGCGGCACGCTCGTCAAGGACGGCCCGCCTGAGGAGCGGGCGGCGGCGGTGGGCCTGGCCCGGCGGCTGCAAGCGGCGGCCGGGCTGGACCTGGCCGGGGTGGACGTGCTCATCACCGCCGAGGGCGAGGCGCTGCTTTTGGAGATCAACTTCTTTTTCGGCCGCCGGGCCCTGGGGGGGCACGAGGTGTTTTTGGCCCGCTATCTGAACGCGGTGCGCCGCTGGCTGGCCCACCAGGGGCTGGACCCGGCGCGGGTGCGCCCGGCCCAGGACGACCTGTGA
- a CDS encoding metallophosphoesterase family protein, whose product MTALAVLSDLHANLSALRAVQADLARRNVEQVLVLGDLVGYLARPNQVARAVARSGWPCVAGNYDLAVLAGGEQGVDDFLRRGIGPEPRAVFAWTERRVRDDTRDFLSKLPHEIELQTPAGRLVATHGSPDAVRQYVYPDHPEAELAAWLERAGAAILCLGHTHLPFVRRVGGGLVVNPGSVGKAKDGDPRASYALIELGAEPRAEIVRLEWDLDAEARLLAEAGLEAGVDRLYQGR is encoded by the coding sequence GTGACGGCCCTGGCGGTCCTGAGCGACCTGCACGCCAACCTCAGCGCCCTGAGGGCGGTGCAAGCCGACCTGGCGCGGCGCAACGTAGAACAAGTCCTGGTGCTGGGCGACTTGGTGGGCTATCTGGCCCGTCCCAACCAGGTGGCCCGGGCCGTGGCCCGCTCCGGCTGGCCCTGCGTGGCCGGCAATTACGACCTGGCGGTGCTGGCCGGGGGGGAGCAGGGGGTTGACGACTTCCTGCGCCGGGGCATCGGCCCGGAGCCCAGGGCGGTGTTCGCCTGGACCGAGCGGCGGGTGCGGGACGACACCCGCGATTTTTTGTCCAAGCTTCCCCATGAGATAGAGCTTCAGACCCCGGCGGGCCGCCTGGTGGCCACCCACGGCAGCCCGGACGCGGTGCGCCAGTACGTCTATCCCGACCATCCCGAGGCCGAGCTGGCCGCCTGGTTGGAGCGGGCAGGGGCGGCCATCCTGTGCCTGGGCCACACCCACCTGCCTTTCGTGCGCCGGGTGGGCGGCGGCCTGGTGGTGAACCCCGGCAGCGTGGGCAAGGCCAAGGACGGCGACCCCCGGGCTTCCTACGCCCTGATCGAGCTGGGCGCGGAGCCCCGGGCCGAGATCGTGCGCCTGGAGTGGGACTTGGATGCCGAGGCCCGGTTGCTGGCCGAGGCCGGTCTGGAGGCGGGGGTGGACCGCCTGTACCAGGGGCGCTAG
- a CDS encoding integration host factor subunit alpha: protein MTLTKADIVAQVYAQGQLTKAEAADAVERGLELIKQSLATGDEVLVSGFGKWSVREKAERRGRNPQTGDPLLLPPRKVVTFRPSRVLKAKVQAHYDDKGSGGAGGDQKPAGKVFRPGYF, encoded by the coding sequence ATGACCTTGACCAAAGCGGACATTGTAGCCCAAGTCTATGCACAAGGGCAGTTGACCAAGGCCGAGGCCGCCGACGCGGTGGAACGGGGCCTGGAGTTGATCAAACAGTCCCTGGCCACCGGCGACGAGGTGCTGGTAAGCGGCTTCGGGAAATGGTCGGTGCGCGAAAAGGCCGAAAGGCGCGGGCGCAACCCCCAAACCGGAGACCCCTTGCTCTTGCCCCCCCGCAAGGTGGTGACCTTCCGGCCCTCCCGGGTGCTCAAGGCCAAGGTGCAGGCGCACTACGACGACAAGGGCTCCGGCGGCGCGGGCGGCGATCAGAAACCGGCGGGCAAGGTGTTTCGCCCCGGCTATTTCTAG
- the speD gene encoding adenosylmethionine decarboxylase — MKALGSHLILELYSCPAALLDDPQHVASVMTSAVEASGATLIKPFFHQFAPQGVSGVIIISESHFTIHTWPEYGYAAVDVFTCGDVIDMDVAAQTLRDGFRAQSIQKMMFSRGMLDLPPEMIKHKPDAQALPLPVEN; from the coding sequence ATGAAAGCCCTCGGAAGCCACCTGATCCTAGAACTCTATTCCTGCCCGGCCGCCTTGTTGGACGATCCGCAGCACGTCGCCTCGGTGATGACCTCTGCGGTTGAGGCATCCGGCGCGACCCTCATCAAGCCCTTTTTCCACCAGTTCGCGCCCCAAGGGGTCAGCGGCGTCATCATCATCAGCGAATCCCATTTCACCATCCACACCTGGCCGGAATACGGTTACGCCGCCGTGGACGTTTTCACCTGCGGCGATGTCATCGACATGGACGTGGCCGCCCAGACCCTGCGCGACGGCTTCCGGGCCCAGTCGATACAAAAGATGATGTTCAGCCGGGGCATGCTGGATCTGCCGCCCGAGATGATCAAACACAAGCCCGACGCCCAGGCCCTGCCCCTGCCGGTGGAAAACTAG
- the speE gene encoding polyamine aminopropyltransferase codes for MPKYSQPQDDALYLEPADLQGSLGLALKVDRVLFHERTQYQDLHILQCGPLGRVLLLDGIIQTTEMDEAGYHEMLVHVPLLTHPAPSRVLIIGGGDGGTLREVLKHPTVQRVDMCEIDGGVVEAAKRYFPGLATGFSDPRLNLTIGDGVAFVREAAQPYDAILIDSSDPDGPAEGLFGQAFYQSVKKALAPGGVGAALAESYYLYQDLIRDTFAVLEGIFPYACYYTAQVPTYNSGLIGFALMTTSAYPLSPPDPMRVHELIPLRYYTEAAHRAAFALPRPALELLPPRIAQMQENIFATGRGGLAGLADL; via the coding sequence ATGCCCAAGTATTCGCAACCTCAAGACGACGCCTTGTATTTGGAGCCCGCCGACCTGCAGGGCTCCCTGGGCCTGGCCCTCAAGGTGGACCGGGTGCTTTTTCACGAGCGCACCCAGTACCAGGACCTGCATATCCTGCAATGCGGACCCCTGGGCCGGGTGCTCCTGCTGGACGGCATCATCCAAACCACCGAGATGGACGAGGCGGGCTATCACGAGATGCTGGTTCACGTGCCCCTACTCACCCACCCCGCCCCCAGCCGGGTGTTGATCATCGGCGGGGGCGACGGTGGCACCCTGCGCGAGGTGCTCAAGCACCCCACGGTGCAGCGTGTGGACATGTGCGAGATCGACGGCGGGGTGGTGGAGGCGGCCAAGCGCTACTTCCCCGGCCTGGCCACGGGCTTCAGCGACCCGCGCCTGAACCTGACCATCGGCGACGGGGTGGCCTTCGTGCGGGAGGCGGCCCAGCCCTACGACGCCATCCTCATCGACAGCTCCGACCCCGACGGCCCGGCCGAGGGCCTGTTCGGCCAGGCCTTTTACCAGAGCGTCAAAAAGGCCCTGGCCCCCGGCGGGGTGGGCGCGGCCCTGGCCGAGTCCTACTATCTATATCAAGACCTTATCCGCGACACCTTCGCGGTGCTGGAGGGCATCTTCCCCTACGCTTGCTACTACACCGCCCAGGTGCCCACCTACAACAGCGGCCTCATCGGCTTCGCCCTGATGACCACCAGCGCCTATCCCCTCAGCCCGCCCGACCCCATGCGGGTACATGAGCTCATTCCCCTGCGCTACTACACCGAGGCCGCCCACCGGGCCGCCTTCGCCCTGCCCCGCCCGGCCCTGGAGCTCTTGCCCCCGCGCATCGCCCAGATGCAGGAGAACATCTTCGCCACGGGCCGGGGC